The Heteronotia binoei isolate CCM8104 ecotype False Entrance Well chromosome 19, APGP_CSIRO_Hbin_v1, whole genome shotgun sequence genome contains the following window.
AACCCGCGCCCAGAGCGCATCAGCCTGCGGCCGTAAGGGCAGGCCGGCAGCGGCCACAACGAAgccgccgcctccctccctccctccgcccggGGAGGAGCTTTCAGGCTGCCACAGggcgtggggagggcaggatttaaaaCGAAGGGCGGCGACGCCGCGCACAAAAGCTTGCTATAGGCTTAAGGGAGGTTACAGTCAAGGCAACGGGGGAGGTCAGCAGGCAGGCGCAAAGTGGGGGGCAACAAGCAGGCTCCGCGCCCGCCTTCCTCAACCATGCAGCAGGCCGGCCCGGCAGCCGGGAGAGCCCCTCCGCAGCTGCTCCCCAAGAGTTGTCTCCATGCGGCACATTTCTGAAACAAGACTCGCAACTTGGATGgaaagtggaaggaaggaagcgaaGCCATCCCTGGAGAGGAAGGGGACGCCAGGCGGGAGCGCGTAAAAAGGCGCCGTCGCCGCCCTGAAGTTGGTGAGTCAGGCCGGGCAAAAAGGAGAGCGAGGGAGAGGAAGAACATGGCAGGAAGAGAGCCAGGCTGGCCGGGCGCTTGCAGCATCTGCCGCAgtggccgccaccgccgggcGCAGCCGCCACCCTTGTGCGCAGCAGGGCGACTCTGAAGCGCTTTCGTTCCCGGCACGTCGGTGGGATGCGGCCCCGCCTCGGCTAGAGAGCTGCCGGGGATGCCCCCTGGGTAGGGAGCCGCCAGGCCAGGGCCAATTGGGCTGCGTCATCGAGAGAggggctcccttccttcccttcccttccccattgTACGAGGAGGGTTCCCACGCGCAGCCTGCCTTCCCCCAGCGCCGCGTCCTCTCTTGCTCCCGAGGTGAGCCGGCTGCAACCCCTTGGGCCGCTCCGAAGCCAACGCAGCCGGGCCACACCCTCCGCCGGCCTGCCTCATAAGcggtgaggagggggagggagcgatGTGCGCCTGCCTCCTGCTCCGACGCTTTTAAAGGAGCCTATGGCGCCGGCTCACCTCCTTCCGGACCGCGGGGACAGGTTGGATTGGAAAGGACGAAAAAGGTCCCAGGCTCGTCCCGCCCTGGCCCTTCCTTTCTTGCTCAAGCATTGAAAAACTGGGATGTAGCCCTTTCCAACAGGAAcgttcttcttcccccccccccttgttaaaTTTTCAACAGCGGGAAGTGACAGCTGGGTTCCAATCAATCAACTCTCTGCAAACgggctaaaaagaaaaaaaaaaagaatccagcGCTGAAATCGAGAATCAGAAGTTCTTTACTCTGGTCAGCAAGCAACTCGGCTTGGGTTATACTGAAGTGTAGCTAGCATCCTTTTCACTGTGAAAGTGGAGTAGTATCAGGTGCAAACCGAGCTGAGTCTGGATTTTGGCTGCCTTTCCTCCgtctcccttctcttccctctggCACCTAAAGACTTCATTTTTACCAGTGGAGATTAATGGAATGATGGTGCGGAAAAGGCAGAGAGATCCTGCCGGGCTCAGCAGGGACTCCTTGGGGGgtgacagcagcagcagaggggTCCCAAGAGGCATGCAAGTGCCCCCCAGGCACTATGGCTAGCAGCGGCTCTGGCAAAGCTACCAGTGAGGCATCCACCCCAAGCAGCAGtgctttgcagaggaagaagCTTATCTCCATCTGTGACCATTGCAAGATCAAAATGCAGCTGGTGGCAGATTTGCTCCTGCTGTCTAGCGAGAGCCGACCTGTCAACACTGAGAGCCTGTCAGCCTCTGGGGAATCTTTTGAGAAGTGCAGGGACACGATCATAGCTCGGACAAAGGGCCTGTCCATCTTGACTCATGATATCCAGAGCCAGCTGAACATGGGGCGGTTCACCGAGGTGGGGGACATCCTGGCAGAGATGGGGGATCTGGTGGTCTCCTTGACCGAATGCTCTGCCCACGCTGCTTACTTGGCGGCAGTGGAGACTCCAGGCGCACAGCCTGCTTCGCCTGGCTTGGTGGATCGCTACAAGGTCACCAGGTGTAAACACGAGGTGGAACATGGCTGTGGGGTCCTGAAAAGCACCCCGCTGGCTGACATGAGCCCTCAGTTGCTGTTGGAGGTGTCCCAGAATATGTCCAAGAACTTGAAATTTCTGACCGACGCCTGCGTCCTGGCCAGTGAGAGGTCCAAGGACAAGTTTGCCAAGGAGCAGTTCAAGTTGAGTGTCAAGTGCATGAGCACCAGCGCCTCAGCCCTCTTGGCCTGCGTCCGGGAGGTGAAGATTTCACCCAGCGAGCTGACACGGAATCGGTGCATCTTGTTCAGCGGACCTTTGGTGCAGTCCGTCTATGCTCTGGtgggctttgccactgagccccaGTTTTTGGGCAAAGCGGCTACCATCAATCTGGAAGGCAAAGCCGTGCAGACTGCCATTTTGGGGGGTGCTATGAGCGTTGTTTCGGCTTGTGTCCTCCTCACCCAATGCCTCAGGGATATCGCCCAACACCCCGACAGTACCTCCAAAATGACTGAATACAGGGAAAGGTTGAAGAACTCTGCCTGTGCCATCTCTGATGGTTGCAACCTGTTGTCTCAGGCACTAAGGGAAAGATCTTCCCCCAGGACTTTGCCGCCAGTGAACAACAATTCTGTGAATTAATGTTTTTCATTTTGCATATGATGGTCACTACTTATGGAAATGTACCCAGGTCTCCTCTCCCTGCTCTGGTTTTGTAGATACCAAAGAATTTGTGTGAGCCCAAACCTTTGATTTCTCAAAAATTTAATTCTTTTGGCATGGTGGGGCAACAAAGCtacacatttattctgtgtggaaataatcagctttcagtggctgacaTTTTGGGGCAGgaggtcttttttttaaagtaaacctTCCTTATAATTTACTTAAAACACCTACAACAAGTTAAACATTTCATGAGGTAGgagaatcttttttaaaacaagaaaaagCTTTAATCGTGCTGGATGCGGTTTAAAAAAATTGGTGAGGGTCtagttttcctttcttttttgtgtcttCCAGAGTTTCTCTTCTAAATTTTACTGTTCAGTTgtgcaggaagaaaaaaaagttaCCTCAGTTTTCATACAGTTTGAAAGATGCGAAACTTTCAAGGATGGATGTAGCTACTTTTTGTGTTGTCAGTTGTTTTGTATGATCCCTTTTGAATCAAGTGTTAGGTTAGAAGTGCATTTGCTGTGTTGTGTGGAGGATGGTTGTAATCTCCAAACTTGGAGACGGGAAAGCTACTGTGAGTGTTTTTAAAATGGGGGAGAGAAATTACACTATAACATGAAAATGATTTGAGAAGGGTGTTTTTTCAgcatcaggttttttttaaaaaaaacaacaacaaccttgcaTGTACTGGAGTATTTATTTCATCTATTAAAATGTTATGTTTCTCAGATGACTTTCTGTGAATCTCTTCATGCTTAAACAGTATTCAGGCCAGCTGAAGACTTGTCACCTCTCCTGGAGAATTGgtgaacatacgaacatatgaagctgccttatactgaatcagacccttggttcatcaaagtcagtattgtcttctcagactggcagcggctctccagggtctcaagctgaggtttttcacacctatttgcctggacccttttttggagatgccagggattgaacctgggaccttctgcttctcaagcagatgctctaccactgagccaccatccctcccctaaagggtGGTTATAGATGCAGTTCATTTGGGCTGAGCATTGCATTGCACAGACATGAATTGTCTGACTACTGggtagttaaaaaaaacccacaccttTCCTACCTTGGGTTTGTTGTCCGTACTTTCTCCATTCCCACCCCAaaacacttttaactttaaatgtgagGCTTTAAGACTGCTTCTAAATGGATGACATATGGCTCAGAGATGAGCCTCGTAAAAGATGCTGTCTTGTGCCCCCCTACTAGAGAGTAAACTCCCATAAACTCAGGGTGGGGGAGCAATGTGTTAAGAGTGTAGACTGCAGAAGCCTGAATTCAAACCCCCATTTAGGGATGAAACGTGAAATCTTTCTGCAGAACTTGCCCGCTAAGGTTGTTGTGGGGGACAAAATGGGCGGTTGCCACGAGCTCTGTGGACTAGAAGTATAAAAAAGGAATCCTAATGGGATTTCTGAGACAAATGCTAATAGGATCAGACCTCACAATTTTTTCCCCAGGAAGACAAATTCTAGCTTGCCTTTAGGGAAATAGTCTGGAGTATGTTTTGTGACCTGGTTTGTTTTTCTGTCAAAGATCTTTATTGTGATGTTTGATGGCTGAGCTGATATAGCCAAAAATACTGCAGAACCTTCTTCCTTCTATGGAGTGGCCGGCTTTTATTTAGTTTGGTGTTGTTTAGTCTTGTTTAGGACATGTTGCTTCAGagtttgcttctttttttttttaaaggatcatTGTAAAAGGAAATTCTTCTTCTGCTTTGCATTCTCCATAACTCTGTTAAGGGCTCCTGAAAGAGAAGTTCATCAGTAGCAGAGAAACTTTCCTGGAAGCCTGCTCCTTCCTAACTTCTCCTGAAATGTGCCAGTGCACTGGAGCATTGATTGGGGTTTAGGGTACGTTTCTGCTCAGAGGGAGATGACAAGGTCTGGCCAGTTCCCCACCTGAACTGCAGTATGTGTCCCAGTTTTTTGGGGCAACATGCAAGAAATCTGTAGCAGGTTTGTCTATGCAAAAAAGGCAGAAAAAGACAGTATTTTACAGCAATGAGGGATGTATTGGTGTATTTCAGTTTCATATTGTTCTAATTCTTGCCTAACAGTTTGTCTTTTTAAATGTTAGATTTGAAAGGGTTTGTCCACTCAGTAGGGGAGGTGGTATAATTTCAGGTGGCAACAGCgccatcctaagcacagttacCTGCTTCTATGCCCATTGACTACAACAGGCTTAGAAACACAGCCTAGCATGGCACTGCAAGAGACTTTAGGGTATGTGAGGAGCCATTCCCTCAAAATTCCAGATCTATTAGCGCAGCAAAAttaagcaggagtccagtagaaGATGACCTTTAACTGGTAGGCAACATGTCCTTTCTATCTCATGTTGGTTCTCCCATTTGGAATGTTTGGGCTGAAAGCACCATCTCTGAACTTgacctcttcctttctctctcttttgcagcCCTCTTGTATTTTGAACATCCTGTGGACCACTGCAGTGTTAAGACATTGCAGCAACAATAAACATGCTGCCCAGTCTTTGATCCTAATATGGGACCTGGGTGAACTGGAGTTTGCTTTCCCTCTGCCATAAACCAAGGTTCTGAAACTTGGTTCATAATAGCGGCATTTGGTCCAGAGGCTGGGTCATGGACCAGCCCATAGAACTTTTTGTTGCTGCTTGGAAGGACTCACTTAATAGGCATGCATAGAGAGCATTCACTGGCTTCCCTTTTTCTTCAGTGGGAACCCATAAAGGCCCCTcaagtttatcctcacaacaactctgtgagagaggTTATGAGAATGCATGACCGATCCCAGGTCACTCAGCAAGGTTacagggcagagtggggattctaaACCCAAAAGCCTCACCCTCACTtgagaggggggaagaaaagtGCGAAGACTTCAACAACCGTGTTTGTTCTCATTACAAGCAGCTCTCTGCCAAGATGTCTGAATGTAGCCATTATTTCAAGAGTTCGTAAAATCGACCTGTAATTTAGGCCAGGATTATTTACCCCATCTTTTAAGGGGGGGCAGTGCTGAAAAACTGGTTTGTCAAAGGCCAGCTGCCTGTGACCTCACAAATCATTCTCGTAGCCTAGTGGCTAATATGGTTTGGGAATATATTGGGAAATCTGGTATTTTGGGCTGATGTTTGTTCTACCGATGTGTGTTCAACAACAAGGGGCTGCTATCCAGAACATCATAGCACTCAGTCCAGGGACCACACAGTTTGCAGAGGGAATGGCATATGTCCTTTGTATCTATGAGAGGTTTGCCTCAAATATACCCTCTTTTCTCTCATCCATCCAAGCAAAGGAATGCATTTTGCTCCACTCGCTTGTACACGAATATAATCCCAAAGGTTTAGGACCCAGGTAGGGATTCTGTTAGCACTAGAAGAATCTCTCAGCTTGCTCAGAGACCCTACATGATCCTGGGCCCTTGCCTGAGAAAGGGTGCTAATTAATTGTCTTATTTAACAACAGGGTAAGAAATCATAAGATCAGGTCCCCTTAGTCCTGCTCCCATTATTTGCTATAATATGACTCAAATTTACctgctccattttgcaggctttAAAGGGGCAAAAACATCTGAAGGGCAAAAGTATAAATCTGACAGGAAACTGGCTCCTACTATATAATTACAGCTTTCCTGTAACATTAATTTGTTAGAGATAACTTTAGTGGATGTATTTTCAAGGCTGTTGgtccaaaaaaaaatcttcttgttCACATGCCAACATATATCTGTAATTTGTGGTCTAAAATATAATTTGTGGAACTTGCTGTGATGCAGGTGATGGTTTATTTGGAGTATAGTGGAGTATGATGTTGATCAGTTCCATGGATAATGTTTTAGtattttttaaattcttccttcaTATTTCTTCTCTCATCTGTGACATCCATATATAACATTATGGAATTTGCTTTTTCTCACTTAGGAGAAGGAAGTTTATTCTAATGTGATAAAATGAATTGTTGAGAAATCAGAAGCTAATTTTTAGGACAATGTTTTTCCATAAATATTATGATATCCTGACTTTCCTCTCAAAAGGAGCCCAAGACAATAAAACTAGTTTCTGTTGAAATCTTAAACCAAAACAACAGCTATAAGAAAGAATGCTACCATCTATAGCAGCTtgtcaaaaattaaaaatcaccTCCCCCAATCAATAACTTTGTGTTGATTCATAAACAGTTTGACAACCAGTCAGCAGAAAAAAGTCTCTTGAAACAGAATAGTTCTACAGAACCTTTTCAAAGCCAACGGAGCAGATGCCCCCCATTACAGAGCAAGGTGCCGTGCGGAGAAAAGCCTGCAATCTAAATGGACAATCTACAGATGAAACAGCAAGTCAGAGATGTTGGAGAGTAGTGCTTTTGTGTACTGCTTCCACATGGAGAGGACATAAAAACAAACCCTCTGCTAAGAAAATACGGCAGCTGTGTGCAAGTGGTGTGACAACACCATGCACAGGCCCCTGACCCTGTGTGAACCGAGTCTTTGCAAAAATATGGGAATGTGCCTGTGATCACACTGGAACCCCTTTAAAGCTCAGAAATTCTCCTTTTCCCTCACTTTCCTATTCCCCACTGAGCCAAAACACAAATAATTAAATATAAAATCCATAAAAGCATCTCAACTGGTTCGCCCATTTCCATTCATTTACCAGAGACCAGCTTGGCCGAGTTATAGCTTTTTTCCTAAGAATGCCTTACTAAACTTGGGTTTTGGAGTGTAGAAATACATGTGCTAGTGCCTTAAGCATACAAAGTACGTTAATAGAAATATTGTAACCAGAGGGGGAGAATCTATGGGTTGCCATTTTCAGAGGCATCCCTGTGTATCATTCCACTGAAACTGTTTGGCACCATTTGGACAATGGCCTGTTGAACTATTGCTCGGATAAAGAGAATGTTAAGTTTGAATTGCTGCATTCCCTGCTAGTGCAGTACActagaaaaaaaatgggggggtgtACTATATgctatggaagactatatttagGCATG
Protein-coding sequences here:
- the TLNRD1 gene encoding talin rod domain-containing protein 1; this encodes MASSGSGKATSEASTPSSSALQRKKLISICDHCKIKMQLVADLLLLSSESRPVNTESLSASGESFEKCRDTIIARTKGLSILTHDIQSQLNMGRFTEVGDILAEMGDLVVSLTECSAHAAYLAAVETPGAQPASPGLVDRYKVTRCKHEVEHGCGVLKSTPLADMSPQLLLEVSQNMSKNLKFLTDACVLASERSKDKFAKEQFKLSVKCMSTSASALLACVREVKISPSELTRNRCILFSGPLVQSVYALVGFATEPQFLGKAATINLEGKAVQTAILGGAMSVVSACVLLTQCLRDIAQHPDSTSKMTEYRERLKNSACAISDGCNLLSQALRERSSPRTLPPVNNNSVN